Proteins encoded together in one Penicillium digitatum chromosome 1, complete sequence window:
- a CDS encoding NADH:ubiquinone oxidoreductase intermediate-associated protein 30 produces MDYPTNKQFLFGPDWDLNRWTSSDDRVRGGSSVSNLEPTAEGVRFYGNLDIETLGGAGFASQRTVGDEQTWDLSGYDGVELRIIPSDKNRYTFSLTDEIPPRRPDGREQSALIWEFDFSANEAGREVRLSWKDLKPTYRGKPVEDARPLDLSRIRRFRIMIRSFFGSQQGDFSLNIQSIGVFRESYLDNPGVTKESMDCDNDQTELNETREKTSWFPCCCSLF; encoded by the exons ATGGACTACCCTACCAACAAACAGTTTCTTTTCGGCCCAGACTGGGACCTCAATCGCTGGACCTCCTCCGATGACCGCGTCCGCGGTGGATCATCTGTGTCAAATCTCGAGCCTACTGCAGAAGGGGTGCGCTTTTATGGCAACCTCGACATTGAGACACTTGGTGGTGCTGGTTTTGCCTCCCAACGCACGGTTGGAGACGAACAAACATGGGACCTCAGCGGATACGATGGCGTTGAGCTACGCATTATTCCATCGGACAAAAATCGATACACCTTCTCCTTGACAGACGAAATCCCACCAAGGAGGCCCGATGGTCGTGAACAAAGCGCTCTTATCTGGGAATTTGATTTCTCTGCGAATGAGGCAGGGCGCGAAGTGCGTCTGTCCTGGAAGGATCTGAAACCGACGTACCGGGGGAAGCCGGTGGAAGATGCGAGGCCGTTGGACTTGTCCCGTATAAGGAGATTTCGGATCATGATTCGAAG TTTCTTTGGGTCACAACAAGGCGACTTCAGCCTGAACATCCAATCGATCGGAGTGTTCCGCGAGAGCTACCTTGACAATCCAGGTGTCACGAAGGAATCCATGGACTGTGATAATGACCAAACTGAACTGAACGAAACCCGAGAGAAGACTAGCTGGTTTCCGTGTTGTTGTTCTTTGTTCTAA